TTCCCCCTCCGACCCTCGACACCACCCGGCTGCGCCTGCGGCCGTTCACCGAGGCCGACGGCGACGACCTCTACGCCCTGAACAGCGACGCCGAGGTGCTGCGGTACTGGGACTCGCCGCCCTGGACGGAACGCTCCGCCGTCGAGCGTTTCCTGGCGGGGAACCGGCGCATGGCCGAGGAGGGCACCGGCGTCCGGCTGGTCATCGAGCGACGGTCTGATCAGGCGTTCCTCGGCTGGATCACCTTCAACAGCTGGAACCCGGATTTCCGGAGCGCGTCCCTCGGATACTGCCTCCGGCAGTCCGCCTGGGGCCAGGGCCACGCGACCGAAGCCGCCGGGGCGCTGCTGCAGTGGGCGTTCGGCGCCCTGGACCTCAACCGGGTGCAGGCCGAAGCCGACACCCGCAATGCGCCCTCCGCCCGGGTGCTCGAGAAGCTCGGTTTCGTCCTGGAAGGGACGCTGCGCGAGGACTGCATCGTGAACGGCGTTGTCTCCGACTCGTGGGTCTACGGGCTGCTGCGCCGCGACTGGGCGGCCCTGCACCTCGTTCACTGACACCTCGTCCGCTGACCGCCGTCGCGCGACAGGG
This portion of the Arthrobacter woluwensis genome encodes:
- a CDS encoding GNAT family N-acetyltransferase — protein: MILPPPTLDTTRLRLRPFTEADGDDLYALNSDAEVLRYWDSPPWTERSAVERFLAGNRRMAEEGTGVRLVIERRSDQAFLGWITFNSWNPDFRSASLGYCLRQSAWGQGHATEAAGALLQWAFGALDLNRVQAEADTRNAPSARVLEKLGFVLEGTLREDCIVNGVVSDSWVYGLLRRDWAALHLVH